The Pricia mediterranea genome includes a window with the following:
- a CDS encoding superoxide dismutase — protein sequence MAFDLPKLPYDFDALEPHIDARTMEIHHDKHHAGYTKKLNAAIEGTDLENKKIEDILQNLDMSNTAVRNNGGGFYNHSLFWKMMSPDGGGKPSGDVAKAIDDAFGSFNDFKEKFSDAAGSRFGSGWAWLCVHKGGKLEICSTPNQDSPLMPDTGCGGRPILGLDVWEHSYYLKYQNKRPEYIDAFFSVINWDEVSKLYADNK from the coding sequence ATGGCTTTTGACTTACCAAAATTACCATACGATTTTGACGCGCTGGAACCCCACATAGATGCTCGCACCATGGAAATTCACCACGATAAGCACCACGCGGGCTATACCAAAAAATTGAATGCCGCGATTGAGGGAACGGACTTGGAGAACAAAAAAATAGAGGACATTCTGCAAAATCTCGACATGTCGAATACTGCCGTACGCAACAACGGAGGTGGGTTCTATAATCACTCCCTTTTCTGGAAAATGATGTCACCCGACGGTGGTGGCAAACCTTCCGGAGATGTCGCTAAAGCTATCGACGATGCCTTCGGCTCTTTCAATGACTTTAAAGAGAAGTTCAGCGATGCCGCCGGTTCTCGATTTGGATCGGGATGGGCTTGGTTGTGTGTGCATAAGGGAGGTAAGTTGGAAATCTGCTCCACTCCCAACCAAGACAGTCCGTTGATGCCCGACACCGGTTGTGGCGGACGTCCGATATTGGGACTCGACGTTTGGGAGCATTCCTACTACCTAAAATACCAAAACAAGAGACCCGAATATATTGATGCGTTTTTCAGCGTTATCAATTGGGACGAAGTTTCTAAACTGTACGCCGACAATAAGTAA
- a CDS encoding UvrD-helicase domain-containing protein, giving the protein MHPAPFKIFDASAGSGKTHTLTKSYLKIALSTPGRFKKILAITFTNKAVNEMKRRILDSLYQFGTVDDIQLAPPLFRDLMHELQIDAPTLRERSRKTLKEILHNYAFFDVSTIDRFTHRLIRTFAKDLKLPQNFEVILDSDLLLDEAVARLIYRAGTNKELTNVLLDFALEKIDEDKSWDVSIDLFNIGKLLFNETHTPHLEKLKNKEIDDFLELKKILYGKSTTVGGHLIETASTTLRLIEEEGLQNSDFTGSYFPKFLRKIADGDLNMDFSAGWKQNFETATLYNKSAPDDVKSKLDGLHTRLTTIFDSLKTGYFELAFLKNAAGNIVPLTVLNAIQQEVKAVQSENDQLSISEFNALISKEIRNQPAPFIYERLGEKYRHYFIDEFQDTSALQWNNLVPLIGNALESEDMQGRRGSLFLVGDAKQAIYRWRGGRAEQFLNLANAVENPFVETPLTEMLPINYRSHEEVIKFNNDFFTATGPLLNNELYHKLFVEGNRQRYNAKKGGKVQLSFIAQDEDTDKNDRYCGAVLETIQVLTDKKYGYDSICILVRGKKEGVLLADYLAQQDIPTISSESLLLNSSDKVRFLVHLLEFGQDVTNLETAYEILSFLSSEKENPHHFIYNNLHNTATLLRTGYGFDIRILQQISIYDAMELAIKQFDLVPSSDAYITYFMDVVFETEQKQGIGISSFLSHWEKKKGKLGISAPDSIDAVRIMTIHKAKGLEFPIVIFPFANENIYKRTDKKMWLPVDPDRFNGFEEVLVNEKKEVENYGEVAAELYREEEHKMELDAFNVLYVALTRAEKALYVISEKDLTKKGEPKTDLYSGLFIAYLKEKGLWSDDENSYSFGQLNVNTEALPVASHEQVAYRYTFKNRPGFRILTKAGMLWDTGREEALTKGNLIHHALGLVKTERDIETALEGLFRNGDVANHEIENVEKSIRQVVNHPELTEYFQENRIVKNERDIITSNGQILRPDKVVLEGNEATLIDYKTGRPDPKYKEQLYTYADALQAMGYKINNRLIVYINESVTVERV; this is encoded by the coding sequence TTGCATCCAGCACCCTTCAAAATTTTCGATGCCTCTGCTGGTTCGGGTAAGACCCATACCCTTACCAAGAGCTATCTAAAGATTGCCCTTTCGACGCCGGGTCGTTTCAAAAAGATCCTGGCCATCACCTTTACCAATAAAGCGGTGAACGAGATGAAACGGCGAATTCTCGACAGCCTGTACCAATTCGGTACCGTGGACGATATCCAATTGGCACCGCCACTGTTTCGGGATTTGATGCACGAGCTGCAGATCGATGCGCCAACCCTTCGGGAACGGTCTAGAAAGACGCTAAAGGAAATTCTGCACAATTACGCCTTTTTCGATGTCTCCACCATCGACCGGTTCACCCATCGCCTGATCCGTACCTTTGCCAAGGACTTGAAGCTTCCCCAAAATTTCGAGGTAATTCTCGATAGCGACCTTTTGCTGGATGAGGCCGTAGCACGGCTGATTTATAGAGCGGGTACGAATAAGGAGTTGACCAACGTGCTTTTAGATTTCGCCCTCGAAAAAATAGACGAGGATAAGAGTTGGGATGTCAGCATCGATCTTTTTAATATCGGGAAACTGCTTTTCAACGAAACCCATACCCCACACCTTGAAAAACTCAAGAATAAGGAAATCGACGATTTTCTGGAATTGAAGAAAATACTATATGGAAAGTCGACAACAGTAGGGGGACACTTAATCGAGACCGCTTCAACCACTTTGCGACTGATCGAGGAAGAGGGCTTGCAGAATTCCGATTTTACCGGAAGCTATTTCCCCAAGTTCCTGAGAAAGATTGCGGATGGGGACCTCAATATGGATTTTAGTGCTGGTTGGAAGCAAAATTTTGAAACCGCAACACTATACAACAAATCCGCACCCGACGATGTCAAGTCCAAACTGGATGGGCTGCATACGAGACTCACCACAATCTTTGACTCCCTTAAAACCGGGTATTTCGAGTTGGCGTTCCTAAAGAACGCCGCCGGTAATATCGTGCCCCTAACGGTCCTCAATGCCATCCAACAAGAGGTGAAGGCGGTGCAGTCTGAAAATGACCAATTGTCGATATCGGAGTTCAATGCCTTGATATCCAAGGAAATCAGAAACCAGCCTGCTCCCTTTATTTATGAGCGTCTGGGCGAGAAATATCGTCATTATTTTATCGACGAGTTTCAGGATACTTCCGCCCTGCAATGGAATAATCTTGTGCCCTTGATAGGCAATGCCCTTGAAAGTGAGGACATGCAGGGGCGACGCGGTTCGCTCTTCCTGGTCGGCGATGCCAAACAAGCCATTTACAGGTGGCGAGGCGGAAGGGCGGAGCAATTTTTGAACCTCGCCAATGCGGTCGAAAATCCGTTTGTCGAGACGCCACTTACCGAGATGCTGCCTATTAACTATCGCAGTCATGAAGAGGTCATCAAATTTAACAACGACTTTTTTACGGCTACAGGCCCACTTTTGAACAATGAACTGTACCATAAGCTTTTCGTCGAGGGCAACCGGCAGCGATACAATGCCAAAAAGGGTGGAAAGGTACAGCTGAGCTTTATAGCACAGGACGAAGACACGGACAAGAACGATCGGTATTGCGGAGCGGTGCTGGAGACTATCCAAGTCCTGACCGATAAAAAATATGGGTATGATTCCATCTGCATATTGGTCCGGGGCAAAAAAGAAGGCGTCTTGTTGGCCGATTACCTGGCGCAACAAGACATCCCCACCATATCTTCCGAAAGTCTGCTTTTGAACAGTAGCGACAAGGTGCGGTTTTTGGTCCATCTTTTGGAATTCGGCCAAGATGTGACCAATCTTGAAACGGCTTATGAAATTTTATCCTTTTTATCATCTGAAAAAGAAAATCCACACCATTTTATCTATAACAATCTGCACAACACCGCTACCCTCTTGCGGACCGGTTACGGCTTCGATATAAGGATTCTTCAACAGATATCGATCTATGATGCCATGGAATTGGCCATCAAACAATTTGATCTGGTTCCGTCATCCGATGCCTATATCACATACTTTATGGATGTCGTTTTTGAAACTGAGCAAAAGCAAGGTATCGGTATTTCATCCTTCTTATCCCATTGGGAAAAGAAAAAGGGCAAACTCGGCATATCGGCCCCTGACAGCATCGATGCGGTTCGGATCATGACCATCCATAAGGCAAAGGGACTCGAATTTCCCATCGTTATCTTTCCCTTTGCTAACGAGAATATCTACAAGCGGACGGACAAAAAGATGTGGCTCCCCGTAGATCCGGATCGTTTCAACGGTTTTGAAGAGGTACTGGTCAACGAAAAAAAGGAAGTCGAAAACTACGGCGAAGTGGCGGCGGAATTGTACCGCGAGGAGGAACATAAGATGGAGCTCGACGCGTTCAACGTACTTTATGTTGCCCTGACCCGCGCCGAAAAGGCCCTGTACGTTATCAGTGAAAAGGACCTGACCAAAAAGGGCGAACCTAAGACAGATCTGTATTCGGGACTTTTTATAGCCTATCTGAAAGAAAAAGGACTGTGGTCAGACGATGAAAACAGCTACAGTTTTGGCCAATTAAACGTAAATACCGAGGCTTTGCCCGTTGCTTCCCACGAGCAGGTGGCCTATCGTTATACGTTTAAGAACCGTCCCGGATTCCGTATCCTGACGAAAGCGGGAATGCTCTGGGATACGGGGAGGGAGGAAGCCCTGACCAAAGGGAACCTCATCCACCATGCTTTGGGCCTTGTAAAGACCGAAAGAGATATCGAGACCGCATTGGAAGGATTGTTTCGGAACGGGGATGTGGCCAACCACGAAATTGAAAACGTGGAGAAAAGTATACGTCAAGTAGTCAATCATCCGGAATTGACTGAATATTTCCAGGAGAATAGAATAGTCAAAAACGAAAGGGATATCATCACCTCCAATGGGCAAATCCTGAGGCCGGACAAGGTGGTACTAGAAGGGAACGAGGCAACCCTGATCGATTATAAAACGGGCAGGCCCGATCCAAAGTACAAGGAGCAACTCTATACGTATGCCGATGCGCTACAGGCCATGGGCTATAAGATCAACAATCGTTTGATTGTCTATATCAACGAGTCGGTCACGGTCGAGAGGGTGTGA
- a CDS encoding glycerol-3-phosphate dehydrogenase/oxidase, protein MANSIKFSYLNRGKTVESLSNTNYDLVVIGGGITGGGIALDAASRGLKVALVEKGDFASGTSSKSTKLIHGGLRYLKQFDFWLVKEVGSERAIVHKLAPHLVLPEKMLLPLIENGSYGKWLTSIGLKVYDILAQVEGEDKRQMLDKKEALKLEPLLPKKILKGAGYYAEYRTDDARLTIETIKTSLQYGAEALNYAAVEDFIYEDGKVAGVEVKDVLSNETFGIKSKYVISAAGPWVDELRSRNNSKKGKQLHLTKGVHLVFPYEKLPVKHSVYFDVPDGRMMFAIPRGKVTYIGTTDTNFNKDKDDVHTDLADAIYLISAVNNMFPKIELEMEDIISSWAGLRPLIHEEGKSASELSRKDEIFTSDTGLISIAGGKLTGYRKMAERVVDRIAKKIDEDENESKKLKECFTDDIPLCGNEGFKKFKDVTKYIGEVYRRIKPEGFTEHDAWVLVTCYGKQTEIILKTYASLRDGDKNVRMAKAELRFCIDFEMVQNPMDFFIRRTGRLYFDIDSVRNLMEPILEEFKSIYEADHAQISSWRETLQKELEEHSDFSLERGQSRQ, encoded by the coding sequence ATGGCGAACAGCATAAAATTTTCGTACCTGAATAGGGGTAAAACCGTCGAAAGTCTATCCAATACCAACTATGACCTTGTTGTCATCGGCGGTGGAATTACGGGCGGGGGAATCGCCTTAGACGCCGCTTCGCGTGGATTAAAGGTCGCTCTTGTCGAAAAGGGCGATTTCGCGTCGGGCACGAGCAGCAAATCCACTAAACTGATTCACGGCGGGCTACGTTACCTGAAACAGTTCGATTTTTGGTTGGTCAAGGAGGTCGGTTCCGAACGAGCCATAGTTCATAAGTTGGCCCCGCATCTGGTGCTTCCCGAAAAAATGCTGTTACCGTTGATAGAAAATGGTTCTTACGGAAAGTGGTTGACTTCAATCGGCCTAAAGGTGTACGATATCCTGGCCCAGGTCGAAGGAGAAGACAAAAGGCAAATGTTGGATAAAAAAGAGGCCCTGAAATTGGAGCCCTTGCTGCCCAAAAAAATATTAAAGGGCGCGGGCTATTATGCCGAATACCGTACCGACGATGCGCGGCTGACCATAGAAACGATCAAGACCAGCTTACAGTACGGGGCGGAGGCCTTGAATTATGCCGCCGTCGAGGACTTTATTTATGAGGATGGGAAAGTAGCGGGAGTCGAGGTCAAGGATGTCCTCTCAAATGAAACGTTCGGTATAAAATCAAAGTATGTAATCAGTGCCGCCGGGCCGTGGGTCGATGAGTTGCGAAGCCGTAACAATTCGAAAAAAGGGAAGCAACTGCATTTGACCAAGGGCGTGCATTTAGTGTTTCCCTACGAAAAACTGCCTGTAAAACATTCGGTATATTTTGATGTGCCCGATGGCCGGATGATGTTTGCCATTCCGCGGGGCAAGGTTACTTATATCGGTACTACCGACACCAACTTCAACAAGGACAAAGATGATGTACATACGGATCTTGCGGATGCCATTTACCTGATTTCCGCGGTCAATAATATGTTTCCCAAAATCGAGTTGGAGATGGAAGACATCATTTCATCCTGGGCGGGACTACGGCCCTTGATCCATGAAGAAGGAAAGTCCGCCTCCGAACTGTCTCGAAAAGACGAGATTTTTACCTCCGATACGGGCCTTATCAGTATTGCCGGGGGCAAGTTGACCGGATACCGCAAAATGGCCGAACGGGTCGTTGACCGTATCGCCAAGAAGATAGACGAAGACGAGAACGAAAGCAAAAAACTCAAGGAGTGCTTTACCGACGACATTCCCCTCTGCGGCAATGAAGGGTTTAAAAAGTTCAAGGACGTTACAAAATACATCGGCGAGGTGTACAGACGTATCAAGCCGGAGGGCTTTACCGAACACGACGCCTGGGTTTTGGTCACCTGCTACGGAAAGCAAACGGAAATCATTTTGAAAACCTACGCATCCTTAAGGGATGGCGATAAGAACGTGCGTATGGCCAAAGCCGAACTTCGATTTTGCATCGACTTCGAAATGGTGCAGAATCCTATGGACTTCTTTATCCGAAGAACGGGCCGACTGTACTTCGATATCGACAGCGTCCGAAATTTAATGGAGCCGATTTTGGAAGAATTTAAGTCCATCTACGAAGCCGACCATGCCCAGATTTCGTCCTGGCGCGAAACTTTACAAAAAGAATTGGAGGAGCATTCCGATTTTTCATTGGAGCGGGGACAATCTCGGCAGTAA
- a CDS encoding NAD(P)H-dependent glycerol-3-phosphate dehydrogenase — protein MEKNGKFAVIGGGSWATAIVKMLCVNQDSIGWYMRNSDAVGYINIQKHNPNYLSSVTFDTDKLKLTDDINVAVREADILIFAVPSAFLGSELKKLNVGIQEKIIFSAIKGIVPESGMIVGKHFNTEYGVPFENIGVITGPCHAEEVALERLSYLTIACADTEKAEYVAENLRSQYINTRVTEDIIGAEYAAMLKNIYAIAAGIAHGLRYGDNFQAVLMSNAIREMKRFTKRIHKIDRNINNSAYLGDLLVTGYSTFSRNRMFGNMIGKGYTVKSAQMEMSMVAEGYYAAKSAYEIKSKFKKKARTPIIDAVYAILYEGKNAKQVFLELTEELD, from the coding sequence ATGGAAAAGAACGGAAAATTTGCAGTCATCGGGGGCGGAAGCTGGGCGACAGCCATTGTTAAAATGCTTTGTGTCAATCAGGACAGCATAGGATGGTACATGCGCAATTCGGATGCGGTAGGATATATTAACATCCAAAAGCACAACCCCAATTATCTGAGCTCGGTCACTTTTGATACGGACAAGCTCAAACTGACCGATGATATCAACGTCGCCGTTCGCGAGGCGGATATCCTAATCTTTGCCGTGCCGTCGGCATTTTTAGGTAGCGAACTCAAAAAACTGAACGTCGGCATTCAAGAAAAAATAATTTTTTCGGCGATTAAGGGAATAGTTCCCGAATCGGGAATGATCGTCGGAAAACATTTCAACACGGAATACGGTGTTCCCTTCGAGAATATCGGAGTAATTACCGGTCCCTGTCACGCAGAAGAGGTCGCCTTGGAACGCTTGTCGTACCTTACCATTGCCTGTGCCGATACCGAAAAGGCCGAGTACGTTGCAGAAAACCTTCGCAGCCAATATATCAACACCAGGGTAACCGAAGACATCATCGGAGCAGAATACGCCGCCATGCTCAAAAACATATACGCCATTGCAGCGGGGATTGCCCACGGCCTCCGCTACGGCGACAACTTTCAGGCCGTGCTGATGAGCAACGCCATCCGCGAAATGAAGCGGTTTACCAAGCGTATCCATAAAATCGACCGGAACATCAACAACTCCGCCTACCTTGGTGATCTCTTGGTGACGGGCTATTCCACCTTCAGCCGCAACCGGATGTTCGGCAATATGATCGGCAAGGGCTACACCGTAAAAAGCGCTCAAATGGAAATGAGCATGGTCGCGGAAGGATACTATGCCGCCAAAAGTGCCTACGAAATCAAGTCCAAATTCAAAAAGAAGGCGAGAACGCCCATCATAGATGCGGTGTACGCCATTCTATACGAAGGGAAAAATGCGAAACAGGTTTTCTTGGAATTGACGGAGGAGCTGGATTGA
- a CDS encoding DUF421 domain-containing protein, which yields MEIFTSLEPWTIVQMGVAALCIYIYIMLVTRIAGKRTFAKMTSFDFAVTIAMGSILADAVNKPVSSLMPAFVSLALLAFLQVLFAKILSSSDKVENLATNTPILLMKDGEIFEKNLNKALVSRADLMGKLREANVLQLSEVRAVVFETTGDISVLHTTENTELEEVIMEDVSN from the coding sequence ATGGAAATATTTACATCCTTAGAACCGTGGACCATTGTTCAAATGGGGGTTGCGGCCTTATGTATCTACATATATATCATGTTGGTTACGCGAATCGCCGGGAAGCGGACTTTCGCCAAGATGACCAGTTTCGATTTTGCCGTGACCATAGCGATGGGGTCGATTTTGGCGGATGCCGTGAACAAACCGGTATCTAGCTTAATGCCGGCGTTTGTCTCCTTGGCCCTTTTGGCTTTTTTACAAGTGCTATTCGCCAAGATACTTTCATCTTCCGACAAAGTCGAGAATTTGGCTACCAACACCCCCATTTTATTGATGAAGGATGGAGAAATCTTTGAGAAAAACCTTAATAAGGCCTTGGTCAGTAGGGCTGACCTGATGGGAAAACTGCGGGAAGCGAATGTGCTACAACTTTCGGAAGTTAGAGCGGTAGTATTCGAGACTACTGGCGATATCTCGGTATTACACACCACCGAAAACACGGAACTGGAAGAGGTAATCATGGAGGATGTTTCAAATTGA
- a CDS encoding phytanoyl-CoA dioxygenase family protein, whose amino-acid sequence MKSKHKMEMANKAHKEIPGNPSTATSSQQKLNERSNKEPLRVLSEDDWKFWIHNGYIVIKNAVPKKQAQATADFLWEFDEKDPGDSRTWYAPPRAEMKMKELTGTGMVEVYNHQHLWNNRQMPRLYDAFVDVWGTEKLWVTIDRANLNFPLPPDSDKRGFIHWDYDPETRPQNVQGVLALADQMDENMGGFQCIPWLYRNYDTWKKTQPEDRDRFQPDISDLKDKLVKVKMEAGDLLIFNSTLPHGIRPNKSRDKVRIAQYISMMPAEEDNEKLRQWRIDSWKHRIAPEGYAFPGDPRNWEQEKYGRAELTELGKRLLGSSKWETGN is encoded by the coding sequence ATGAAGTCGAAGCATAAAATGGAAATGGCCAATAAGGCCCACAAGGAAATACCGGGGAATCCTTCTACGGCCACGAGCAGTCAACAAAAGTTGAACGAACGCAGCAATAAGGAGCCTTTACGTGTTTTGAGCGAAGACGATTGGAAATTCTGGATACACAACGGCTATATCGTGATAAAGAACGCCGTGCCCAAAAAACAGGCACAGGCAACCGCCGATTTTCTTTGGGAGTTCGATGAAAAAGATCCCGGCGATTCCAGAACTTGGTATGCCCCGCCCCGTGCCGAAATGAAAATGAAGGAGCTGACCGGTACCGGAATGGTCGAGGTCTACAACCATCAGCATCTTTGGAACAACCGGCAAATGCCCCGGTTGTACGATGCTTTCGTCGATGTGTGGGGTACCGAAAAGCTTTGGGTGACCATTGATAGGGCCAATCTCAATTTCCCTTTGCCGCCAGATTCGGATAAAAGAGGTTTTATCCATTGGGATTATGATCCCGAGACGAGACCCCAAAACGTACAGGGCGTCTTGGCCCTTGCCGATCAGATGGATGAAAATATGGGCGGTTTTCAATGTATTCCCTGGTTGTACCGCAATTACGACACATGGAAAAAAACCCAGCCGGAAGATAGAGATCGTTTCCAGCCCGATATTTCCGACCTCAAGGATAAACTGGTGAAAGTTAAAATGGAGGCCGGCGACCTGCTTATTTTCAACAGCACCCTGCCTCATGGTATACGCCCGAACAAATCAAGGGATAAGGTGCGCATCGCCCAATATATTTCCATGATGCCCGCCGAAGAGGACAACGAAAAGTTGCGGCAATGGCGTATCGACTCGTGGAAACACCGTATTGCGCCTGAAGGATACGCTTTTCCCGGTGATCCCAGGAATTGGGAACAGGAAAAATACGGTAGGGCCGAACTGACTGAACTCGGGAAAAGATTGTTGGGCTCGTCCAAATGGGAGACAGGGAACTAG